A genomic stretch from Musa acuminata AAA Group cultivar baxijiao unplaced genomic scaffold, Cavendish_Baxijiao_AAA HiC_scaffold_1138, whole genome shotgun sequence includes:
- the LOC135671246 gene encoding elongation factor 1-alpha-like: MGKEKVHISIVVIGHVDSGKSTTTGHLIYKLGGIDKRVIERFEKEAAEMNKRSFKYAWVLDKLKAERERGITIDIALWKFETTKYYCTVIDAPGHRDFIKNMITGTSQADCAVLIIDSTTGGFEAGISKDGQTREHALLAFTLGVKQMICCCNKMDATTPKYSKARYDEIVKEVSSYLKKVGYNPDKIPFVPISGFEGDNMIERSTNLDWYKGPTLLEALDLIQEPKRPSDKPLRLPLQDVYKIGGIGTVPVGRVETGILKPGMVVTFGPTGLTTEIKSVEMHHEALQEALPGDNVGFNVKNVAVKDLKRGFVASNSKEDPAKEAAKFTSQVIIMNHPGQIGNGYAPVLDCHTSHIAVKFAEILTKIDRRSGKELEKEPKFLKNGDAGFVKMIPTKPMVVETFSQYPPLGRFAVRDMRQTVAVGVIKSVEKKDPTGAKITKAAAKKK; encoded by the exons ATGGGTAAGGAGAAGGTACACATAAGCATTGTGGTCATTGGCCATGTCGACTCTGGCAAATCGACAACTACTGgtcatcttatttacaagcttggTGGCATTGACAAGCGTGTGATCGAGAGATTTGAAAAGGAAGCTGCTGAGATGAACAAAAGATCATTCAAATATGCTTGGGTTCTTGACAAGCTTAAGGCCGAGCGAGAGCGTGGTATCACCATTGACATTGCGCTATGGAAGTTTGAGACCACAAAATATTACTGCACAGTCATTGATGCCCCTGGGCACCGAGACTTTATCAAGAATATGATCACAGGAACCTCTCAAGCTGACTGTGCTGTGCTCATTATAGACTCCACTACTGGTGGATTTGAGGCAGGTATTTCAAAGGACGGTCAGACCCGGGAACATGCTCTTCTTGCATTTACCCTTGGTGTCAAACAGATGATTTGCTGCTGCAATAAG ATGGATGCCACTACTCCAAAGTACTCCAAGGCTAGATATGACGAAATCGTGAAGGAGGTCTCTTCTTACCTCAAGAAAGTTGGTTATAATCCTGATAAGATTCCTTTTGTTCCCATTTCTGGTTTTGAGGGTGATAACATGATTGAGAGGTCCACCAACCTGGATTGGTACAAGGGTCCCACCCTTCTCGAGGCCCTTGACTTGATCCAAGAGCCAAAGAGACCCTCAGACAAGCCTCTTCGCCTTCCTCTACAGGATGTCTACAAGATTGGTGGCATTGGAACTGTCCCTGTGGGTCGAGTAGAGACTGGCATCCTTAAGCCTGGTATGGTTGTCACTTTTGGTCCAACTGGGCTTACAACAGAAATTAAGTCTGTGGAAATGCACCACGAGGCATTGCAAGAGGCCCTCCCCGGCGACAATGTTGGGTTCAATGTTAAGAATGTTGCTGTCAAGGATCTTAAGCGTGGCTTTGTTGCTTCTAACTCCAAGGAAGATCCTGCAAAGGAGGCAGCTAAATTCACTTCTCAGGTTATCATCATGAACCATCCTGGTCAGATCGGCAATGGATATGCACCTGTGCTTGATTGCCACACCTCTCACATTGCTGTCAAGTTTGCCGAGATTCTTACCAAGATTGACAGGCGGTCTGGGAAGGAGCTCGAGAAGGAGCCAAAGTTCTTGAAGAACGGCGATGCCGGTTTTGTCAAGATGATTCCTACCAAGCCCATGGTTGTCGAGACCTTTTCCCAGTATCCACCCCTTGGTCGTTTCGCCGTGAGGGATATGAGGCAAACAGTGGCCGTGGGTGTCATCAAGAGTGTTGAGAAGAAGGATCCAACCGGTGCTAAAATTACAAAGGCTGCTGCCAAGAAGAAATGA